TGTCCTCGGGGTGGGGCTGCCCAGTCAGGGAGTCCAGCAGGGCCTCGCTCTCCTGGGAGACAAAGAGCTCCACTGGCACCaggccctgtgcccagccctccCTGGAGTCACGGGCAGGAGGTCAGCAGGCAGCCTTGAAGGGCCCTTCCGAGCCAAACCcttccatggttccatgagcGTGGACCGGGCATGGAATTCCCACGCCAGGATTTGTGACTGATCCTGTTTCATCACTAAAATCACATCCTTGGCTGGATCTTGGTTTGGACCAAGAGTCACCCAAAGCTCCCTCAGCAGACACCATTATCCTTATCCATGGAGGAACTTAAAGGAATTCACTtattcccagccctgggcaaCACCCACAGCCTGTAATTACACAAAAGTAATTACAGAAAATTTGAAGCTATTTTATATGTAAACAAACTTCTGAACTAAAGAACCTGCACTGCTCATcgtgtcaccctccagcccgGAGGCACCAAGGCAAAAACCAAGGGCAAACATCCCTGGAGCCAGCTCTGGGTTTATGGGGGATGTGGAggtgagcagggcaggcagaAAAGGAgggtaatttttaaaatccaattaAAGTGGGTGCAAACAGTCCTGGAGGGCTCCCCCatgtcccagtcccagcaggAACACAGCCCCACCTCGGCCCTTACAGAACTGAGCATTTACCTCCagtcctggctgctcctggtcctgctcctcctgcacacaCAAACAGAGGACACATCAGGCCTGCAGAAACCGCAGAGCAGCTTCTGCCTCCCCTGTCCCCAAGAAATTCTTTAGCCAGCAGGCCCCAGAAAGCCCCGTTCTCCCTGCAAAGAGAACTGAACTCGTTTCACTACCAAGGTGAGAGCAGCACTTTGCCGTGGGTGGGAGGGTGGAGTGTTTCTTTCCAACCTCTAATTTGCCTGGCACACGCGGagctgggaggaggagatggggcTCAGAGACAGcaaatgccagcagcagggctgggagctcgGTTACACCTGGCTCAGGGGGAGGTGTTGGATGAACGGGAGCCTCGGgactgctccaagccccagttctggctgtgctgggaacagGATGAGCACAGGGACTGCTGCAGGGCCttgggctgctctgggaatccagtgggctccctgagccctggcagcagaCACACAGCTCTCCACAGTGCCCAAAATCCAATTGGAGCTGCTCAGCCTCCCAGGTGGGAGAGCTACACAGAGCCAGGAGAGCCCCGGCAAGGACAGACACATGGACAGGTGAGGAGAGAGCTGctcaccttctcctcctgctgctcacctTCTCACCCTGTTCCCTCACCTTCCCATCCCACTCCTCACCTtgtcctcctgcagctcctccagggctgGGTCCTGTGCCTCGTGCAGCACAATTCCTGCTGGGAGGGTCTCCTTGCCCCCTCCTGCTGCACGACGCAGGGGTTTGGTTTTCTGCTGTTGCTTCTTTGCTGCCTCTTCTTTTGTCTTCcccttcttcccttttttccctttgtcctCCCTGTTGGAGCCTGCAGACTGTGGTGACACAGGTGGTCAGGGCTGGTGACCGGAGCCACCACACCCCTGGCAGCGCACAACTCCCCCCTCACCCCCAGCAGCTTCATGATGAGCTCCCGGTCCTCCTCGTCCTGGTCCCTGTACTTCTCCTTCATCTTCTTCATTTTACTCTGCAGGAGGAAGCACCAACAGCTTCAGAAATGACAACTTTTAGCAGAGTGTTGCAAGCACAGAGTGTTGcaagcacagatgctgctgacCCCAATGCTctttccttcccagtatcccaaAGTCTCTCAGAGCAGTTCACCAGTAGGCAAGGGACTGGTTCCAGTGAGCTCCGTGCTAACCCCCAGCACCGTCACCACTCAAAGCGCCACCAAAGCAGCCACGGGTGTCTGGGAAATGTGGGATTGCTGTCCACGTTTCcatgccagcagctcagcccagggTCCCCTGGCCCCTGCCCACCTTCTGGCCCCGCTTGATgggctgaggggctggagctgccttgTGGCAGTTGGGAGCAGCCAGAGGTTGGGTCTCTGtctccttctgcttctcttcagACAGCTCCGAGTTCTCAGCGTtgttctgctgcttctttttcttcatttctctaAGGAGAACAGCCACAACATCCTCCTTTGTTGTGATGAgagaggctgctgctctcctgacaGCATTCCCACCCTGCTTCCCTGTCACAGGGATCCAGAGGAACACTGGAAGCAGCCCCTCCTCAGATAAACCTCTCCAGCCCACAAGTAAAACTGTTCCTAGCCAGCATTCCCAAAGGACAGGAGCAGCACCCCACCCTGGAAATGCAGGATGGACAATGGGCATGGATTGGGGTGGGTACAGATGTGCCCAGGACATGGGGAGGGAATGGGGAAGAAGCatttgtccagagcagctggggctgcccctggatccctggcagtgcccaaggccaggctggacagggcctgGAGCAGTCTGGGACggtggaagtgtccctgccacagcagggggtggattgggatgggatttaatgtcccttccaatccaaaccatgcTGGGGTTCTGGGATTCCCTGGAACACCCACTGGCTCTCACCTCCTCTCCTTGGCAGAGAGATGCCTCcggccctgggctctgctgtcaCTCTGAGGAGGGAAAGGCAGTTTAGGGCAGatcctgcccagcagctcccactgctctGGGCCACCCACTGGAGCTGGGACCTTACCAAGTTGGGCTCTTCCTCTTTGGGGATGATTTTCTGCAGGGATCTGTGGGGAGATGGAAAAGGAGCTCATCAGCAGACGTAGGGCAGCTTACCATGGACACACCAACCACAGCCCAGACTTCAGCAGCTTGGTTCTAACTTTCAGCTTTCTAGAGCTTGGCAATCCCAGCTTTGGTgactggaaaaggcaggaaCACAGGGATTCACTTTTGAGAACAATCTTAGCtctctgccagctcctccctcacacacacaggtaACAAACACAGCCTGGGCACTGAGGGAGCCCCAGTGTGCAGCTTCCCATGAGCACCCACCCAATCCCTGCACCCTCTAAGGAGCCCCAGGGACAACAGGGAGCTGAGCTCATCCCAcagcctcagcagagcagaggctgctcagggctcaGTTTCTCAGCATTCCCATTGCTGAGCATGGAAGGAAGGGATGGCAATGCATCCCAGCCAGTGTTTTAGGAGACCCTCAGGTgcccccagctgctgcttccctcacCTCTGGGgctgaaggtgtgacaggtcAATGGTGGTGTCTGGATAATTCACCTCTTCCTCCTTCACCTCCCTCTTGGACTCTGGATGTTCCTCCTCAGAGTCTCCCTCGCCCTCCTCGGAGTCAGCCTCTGGAGCAGGAGTGttccctcctccctgctcagCAATGCCCTCCTCACGGGTGCTCTCAGCTGTGACTTCCTCAGCCTCTGGAGCTTCCTCAGCCTCTGGAGCTTCCTCAGCCTCTGGAGCTTCCTCAGCCTCAGCTTTTTCCTCCTCACTGCTGCTGTCTCCTCCATCTGGGGCATCCAGggcaggaaaacacaggaatACCAAACTGATCCATCATCCCatggtggtttgggttggaagggacattaaatcccatccagtaccacccctgccatggcagggacaccttccactgtcccaagcTGCTtcaagccccgtccagcctggccttgggcactgccagggatccagggatcacagctgctctgagaacctgtgccagagcctccccaccctcccagccaggaatcccatcccaatatcccatccctccctgccctgtgtcaGTGTGAAACcgtttccctttgtcctgtcagcGATCCGAACTCTGGGATCATGCAGAGCCTGAAGGatcccccagcagcacccagtCCCCCCTCTGTACCTAAAAGCTCCACCTCCTCAGCCACCAGctcgctggcactgctggaaaCTGTGTCCAGATCCTCATCCTGGACTTTGACCTTCCTCTCCTCCCGGTGCCTCCAGACACAGCTCTCATCCACCTAAAAACGAGGAGCCTCTGGGTCAGGCCTGGTGAGGCTCACACAACACATCACTcagctttttcttccctttctaaCACTTTCCGCCATCAAAAGGCGAGAAAATTAAACCAGACCCAAGTGTGCCAACCTCCTAAGTGAGGGTGACACAGAGAAATGTTCCGATTCCAAACAGAGCTGGGATAACAACCCTGGCAGAGGCAGGAAGGTCCAGAGTGTGTTTGGAATGCAGACAGTGCACACGGGGCTGAGATGGAAATGAAAGCAGAGTCATTATCAGCAAGAAGctttttatgggatttttccCAGTGGGAAAAGAAGTAATTGGGAATACACTGATAAGCAAGATGCAGAAAATAAGCCTCCTGCAGCTCAAAGCAAATTACAaaggccagcaggagctgcatggGAAGAGCTGTACCTTAAACAAGAAGCTGAAGCCCATCATCAGATAGGAAGGTGGAAGGAAattctttttccctgaaaaacaaAGGGAGAGTCTCATGAGGAGGTTTAGCAGCCATGCTGCAGGATGTACTTccaaaattcatttttattagAGGCTTTAGGCTACCAAAAAATTACACTGGGGATTATTTTATCTCTGGGATGAGAACAGGAGAACTCCAAAGCAGCTGAGTTAATGAACTTCTGCCCAGGGCTCAGCTcaaactgctgctgcagctgcctgatACTCAGACCAAGTAATTCCCAACAGATTTCTGGGAGAAGAGTGGGatctgctgccactgcaggacaGCCCAGCACCTTTGGGAAAACATCCCattccctctgttcccctctGCCTCACCTCGGATCATGAAGCTGCCAGTAGTGAGATATTCTCCCGTGGGGGCAGTTTTAGAAACCTGAAAGAAAACCACGACAAACTGTAAAAAATCTCTGTGACAGAAGGCCAACATCAGGTGACAACAGCACCAGGAGAAACACTGGCTCAACAGGAGCTGAactcctgggagcagctctgcaggacgCCATAGCCAAGGAGCTCTTCCTCTCCTTTGCAGGGAATTTTCCTAAGGGATGTTTCAATCCAGTCACACCCTACCAGCACTGTGTTTTAGGATTCCTGGGTGAGTAACTCAGGAAATAAACCCAGGACAGACTCAGGAGCATTCAGGGAATaatgatgccttgagaaggctgccctggagcaggggctggatgGAGTcacagaacaaagcagggatttattcaaaggatctcctccatggatccaccttgggcagcaccagagcccagccaggcctgcacccaagatgaacccaaatggtcccaaaatgcacgagcgctcccgggggctctcactgtgatcagctctgctccatgggcacattgcagttcattgtcccattccagctttagcccatgcactcccatcctgcttgtttttctctctccagcccacgttgtttgtgctcctgggcctgaggtttggatcatttgtccttggtgcccagctggagcaggaattattttgtctccctgctctgtgcagagagctcaccatcccctgatatggagcccagacccacacactaaagcagcacagaatgggaaaaatagaaaagccaaaacctgaggcatcaacaGAACCAGCACGCCTCTGGTGTGACCTCCACACCTCACACCGAAGTTTGATCCACGCCCATGGCCCCTGTCTGGGGTCACATCCCAGCTGCCAggggtgctgtgcctgcagagctccagcctgcTGTGCTCACCTGGCTGTGCGACACCCACCAGGCGCTGGTGACCACGCGGGCGTCCCAGGCAGCGCTGTAGCACAGGGCCATGGTCCCCGCCTCCGTCAGCGTCCGCGGCGGGatgggctcacctgggaacacccagcacagcaggagccaTCAAATCCTGCCCCAACCCAGCCTGGGAGCTTCCCAGGAAGGACTGATTCCCATCCCAAGGGAAGGCAACgccagctcctgtccccagggccCCACAGGTACCTGAGGGGTTCTTGATCACACAGCTGGTGGCTCCGTGCAGATCTGCGTGCACGTAGATGTCCCCTGGGAAAGAGGAGACTTCCCTCAGATCCACACATCCCTGGAGCCAGGGAAGTCTCTAATGTTAGATGGAAATGCCTGGTCTGGCTGcaagggacagggtggggacacAGAAGCCTTTTAGTCCATCCTTGTCCCAGGGAGAAtcagctcctctgctcctgaGGGGAGCCCATCCAAGCTGCTCTCGCCCCGTGGCACCAGAGGGATTCCCATCACCAAAATTCCCTTTGATCCAAGGCCCAGCTCAAGGACAAAGCAGAGAGACCTTCCCATGTCAGTCCTGGACACTCagagaagagggaaagaggaggaaacCCCCACATGCCCCCCATGGGCTCACCTGGTTTGAGGTAGCGCTTCACGATCAGCTCGTTCTGCTGCTGATCCCTGCCAGCAATCACCAGGTAATTCTCAGAGCTGATGAACCACAGGAACTTCTCAAACCTGCCAAATGCCAGCAAATCCTCAGTGTGAGTAACACCTGGAACTAACAGAACACTGCACAGGTGGTTCCTGATACCAAACTCAAAATAGCCATCTCAGCACCTACAACTGAtgacactgaaaatatttttacttccaTCCACAGGCCTGGGACATAAAAAGAAGGCATGGAGCAACTACAGCATCACTGGCAGTGAGATTTGGAGAGGGAACAAGCAGCACAGTCCtcctatttatttttacttttattttaataattcagTCATCAGGTGATTAAAAGCCTTgaggttttgtttcatttgtttgttgttttttaaagcacagaagcccagaatggtttgggttggaagggaccttaaagatcatccagtcccactggaccacaccttccactgtcccaggctgctccaggccatgtccagccttggacacttccagggacgtgtctgctctgggctgctgtccctgggaaCCATTCTGGGCTCCTCTGACTCTCAGAAGAACCTTTCAGGAGACTCCATCCAAAGTGCAGTGCTCAGAAATCCTAAAGAGCTCCACTCCTAAGCCAGGGAAGATCCATGCTGACACAGGACACGAGAGAAGGATGATGGAGCTGTACTTGCCAATAGACCTTTCTGGCCTTCTGGATGGTGGTGACAGTCTGAACTTCCCTCAGGGTTTGCTTTGTCTTCTTCTCAGCTGATTTAAAAGCCTGTTTGGACAGAAAGCACCATCACCATCCagcaggaatcacagaattcccCACTGAACACTGGGAAAGTTGGTAGGAAATGGCTCTGGACTTGATCACAGTGCAGgttccacccagccctgctcttaAAACTccaccctgcagagctgctccctgaaATGATCAGCTCTTGGATTGGAAGGATTTCCACTGCTTTTCCACTCTAAGTCCTGGTCTGTCAGTATCTCCACCTGCTCTGAGCATTCCCAATGCTACTGGTGGAAAAGGAGGATCCATCAGGGATCTGCAATCCTCCACTGAGCTCCAAATGTCAAGAATAAAACAACCCTGGGTGattgtttttccctttcatgTTTTGTTAGGGCACTCAGATCAGGTCAGGATTTCCCACTGAGGAGTGTGAaggattttccttttaaatatctTCTAAAATACAAGGGGAAAAATACCTTTTCTGCAGCTTCCACTGTCTTCTGAGTTTTCTTAGCTGCATGTCTTTTGTGATCATAGTACCTGTGAAACACAAGTGTTTGTCCTGAAATCCCAGCAGATCCACTCCTTTGTCCTTATCCCACTCATCCCAAGCCTCTGCCTTTTGTTCCGCAGGCAGAACTGGAAAATTCAATCAGTGTgagccacagagcagctgctctgcaccagGGCaactcccagcccagagctcaggACAAGCTGCTATTTCAATTTTTAACAAGATATCCCAAAACCCTTCCTCCTGCAATATTATCACCAACACCTGCACACccagagaatttttttcctacaaaaacaCGTATTTACTGAAAAATCTTACTTTTTGGCATTGGCATAGGCAGACAAATTGAGATCAACATCAACCAatgagggtttgtttttctgaggTTTCTTCAACtgtttggttttattctttttcttttttccctttggttcTTCTGGTTCTTCCTTCTCTACGTCAGCAtcgtcctcctcctcttcctcttcagaTAACACATAGGGGTTCCTAAAAACACACAACATCAGATGATTAAGGTAAGAGAACTGGTTAATTTTTAGTCCTTGGTGCAATGTGCTCTTAATTTACTTCTCTCACAAGTCCAGAAATGGCCCGAGGAGCCTCTAAACCCTTCACACTGTGCAGACACAGGAAGCTTTGTGTGCCAACCCTTTTCTGTCTTGGAGTTGGCCacatttggggggaaaaaagcaaacaaaagcagaagagaaagagcCCAATTTTTCCAACCCAGGGAACTGACTGGAAACAAGTTTATTCTATTAAACTGCCATTTCTGAAAGGGAGGTAACCAAAAATTCACGGGTTAACTTTGCCACCTCCCAGCTTTTATACCAGAACTTCTGGGTATAAAGAAgctattttggggtatttttagaTCTCGAAGCTCCTGATGCAGTGCACTCACCTCAGCAGCATGGTGATGTGGTTTGTCTGCAGCTTTAACTCCTTGATTGCCGAGGCCACGGGGTCCCCCTGGGCCTGGGCCTCCTTGACGATGGCCCCGATCTCGGTCCAGTCGATCTGGTTGGCCAAGGCGCTGCGGACCACCTGGATGGCCCTGTCCACCACCTCCAGGTTCATCTCTATCAGCTCTCCCTTCAGCTTATCAGCTTCCTTAGGGAAAGGAGGAGCTTGGAGCCACTGCAGCCCAACACCTGCTCAGCAGTAGTTTTGATAAAAATGGAAGCAGTGGTGAAGAAATCCAAGGACGGATTGAAGTGGTGGCACAGGAGAGGATCCAACTCCAGTGCTGccaatccctggaagtgttccaggccaggctggagctacctgggatagtggaagatgtccctgcccatggagctggATGGGATTGAAGTTCCCTCCCAACCAAACCATCCCATGGTGGTGTGATtatccattttttttaattaaaacccaAAATCTGCCTTACCTGAGCCTGCTGGAGAGCTTCCAGCCTGTGCTCATGATCCCTGCGGACATTTTCAAGTTTCTTCAAggcttgtttttccttttaaatacaagatggcaaaaaattatataaaaatataagtatatttatatataatctTGCAGTGATTACCGGATGCCATTACCAAATGGCATCCGGTGATGACTGCAAGAAGCAAGAGAGGCCTCTGGAAATGTGGGAGGCATCCCAGCTGCCCAGGCCTGGATCAAGACACACCTGCTGCAAGGCCTTCAGATCAATCTTCTGCCCCTCCAGCTTGGAGAAGAACTCGTCTGTTGCCTGCAGGAGAGATCAGGTTGGAGAATCCCCAGGCTGGCCTGACTCAGAGCAGGCACAGGAGGGTCCCTGCAAAGGGCTGCAAAGCACTAAAAGAGGTGACAGAGGCTGAGACAACCTCCAGGAGCTTTCTCCATTTCCCTTCCCATGGGATGAGTCCAGCAGCACACTCGGGGCTGAGTCTCACTgcaaacacagaaggaaaacagtGGCCAAGCAATGGCTCCTCTTTTTGCTAAGAAATGACGGGAAAGCTGCTTTGGTTCAGATTAAATGGCTGCAAAGCCAGATCTGTATGCCCTGAATCCCTGCTGCCTCACTGAAAAAAGCACAAAGACCCAGAGTGCCTAAGaactgctcctggtgctccagctgTGCTTCCAGCACAAGATGAGGAAGGTCTGGGGCTGTTTAGATCatcagagggactggggacaagggatggagggacaggacacagggagtggctcccactgccagagggcagggatggatggcagactgggaattgggaattcctggctgggaggctggggaggccctgggctggaattcccagagcagctgtggctgcccctggatccctggcagagcccaaggccaggctggatgggattggagcagcctgggacagtggaagtgtccctgccatggcaggggtggcactgggtgggttttgagTCCCTTCCAGGCCAAACCATCCTGGGGCTCTGTGATCAGTGAAGGAGATGACAGAAATTCAGGCaggaagcagggcaggagcGTGGAGTGGGAATTCTGGAGATCAAGGTCAAGAACAAGAGGCAATTAATTAGTCCAGATGTTAATGAGTCGAGGACCAGAAAGGACAATGCCCAAGGAAACACCAAATAAAAGGCCTGAGGCTTTCCGAGCAGGAACAGGAGAAGTGTAAATGTACTGTCTGCCACAACTATTAACTCCAGACACAACTCAGATTCCAGCTCTCAGGACAAAACATTTGGGATTCTCTGACTGGAAGCTTCCACCTCCCTCACAGGTTCCACactccagctctgagctcaggagccagcactgcccagctgcagccccaaGGCCCTGCTGGGGTTGGCTTTTTCTCAGCAAACATTTATCCATAAAATGATTCATCCCTTCCAAGGTCTCTGCTTTCATTAACCACCCCTGCACTATGTTTTAATTACTCTTTTTAGCAGCAGTCAATTCAAGCATTTAAGTACAGCATCAGCAAAAGCACTGTACCTTATTGAATGAGTCAAATTCCAAGTAGGGACATTTTGAATGTTGAGAAAACAAGAAAGGATGAAATTCCTCATATCTGTAAAATACACATTTGATATTATCACCTGAAAACCAATTTCTGTTATGCAGACTAgtagaaagaaagggaagaaatacTTCAAATATTTACGTGTAGATATCTTCTGCTGGTTTATCTGGTTCCAGACTtggctttttctcccttttctggATAACATAACCctgaaagaagacaaaaatatcATTTGCCTGTGGAAAGGTTTAGGTATCATCAATCAATAATTGCAGCAGGTAAACTTGTGCCTGACCCCACTGGCTTGTCTTGACTCcaatttcttctggaaaaagaAGTGAACTTCTTCCAGCCTCAGGACTATCCCATAAATGCAGAGTTTCTGTGCAGGATTTATTACACAACCTATTAAAACCCAAGTGCAAATCTCCC
This window of the Anomalospiza imberbis isolate Cuckoo-Finch-1a 21T00152 chromosome 6, ASM3175350v1, whole genome shotgun sequence genome carries:
- the NEMF gene encoding ribosome quality control complex subunit NEMF, which encodes MKSRFSTVDIRAVLAELRQSLLGMRVNNVYDVDNKTYLIRLQKPECKATLLLESGIRIHLTEFEWPKNMMPSSFAMKCRKHLRTRRLVSVRQLGVDRIVDLQFGSEQAAYHLILELYDRGNVVLTDHEYLILNILRFRTDEADDVRFAVRERYPVESAKAAVPLPTLDRLTEIISNAPKGEQLKRVLNPLLPYGSTLIEHCLIEAGFSGAVKIDQHLENKENLEKVLSALEKAEEYMALTDNFSGKGYVIQKREKKPSLEPDKPAEDIYTYEEFHPFLFSQHSKCPYLEFDSFNKATDEFFSKLEGQKIDLKALQQEKQALKKLENVRRDHEHRLEALQQAQEADKLKGELIEMNLEVVDRAIQVVRSALANQIDWTEIGAIVKEAQAQGDPVASAIKELKLQTNHITMLLRNPYVLSEEEEEEDDADVEKEEPEEPKGKKKKNKTKQLKKPQKNKPSLVDVDLNLSAYANAKKYYDHKRHAAKKTQKTVEAAEKAFKSAEKKTKQTLREVQTVTTIQKARKVYWFEKFLWFISSENYLVIAGRDQQQNELIVKRYLKPGDIYVHADLHGATSCVIKNPSGEPIPPRTLTEAGTMALCYSAAWDARVVTSAWWVSHSQVSKTAPTGEYLTTGSFMIRGKKNFLPPSYLMMGFSFLFKVDESCVWRHREERKVKVQDEDLDTVSSSASELVAEEVELLDGGDSSSEEEKAEAEEAPEAEEAPEAEEAPEAEEVTAESTREEGIAEQGGGNTPAPEADSEEGEGDSEEEHPESKREVKEEEVNYPDTTIDLSHLQPQRSLQKIIPKEEEPNLSDSRAQGRRHLSAKERREMKKKKQQNNAENSELSEEKQKETETQPLAAPNCHKAAPAPQPIKRGQKSKMKKMKEKYRDQDEEDRELIMKLLGSAGSNREDKGKKGKKGKTKEEAAKKQQQKTKPLRRAAGGGKETLPAGIVLHEAQDPALEELQEDKEEQDQEQPGLEESEALLDSLTGQPHPEDILLFAVPICAPYTAMTNYKYKVKLTPGTQKKGKAAKIALHNFMQSKEASAREKDLFRSVKDTDLSRNIPGKVKVSAPHLQNMKRK